From a region of the Pectobacterium aquaticum genome:
- a CDS encoding isochorismatase: MAIPSIASYPLPRAQDFPENKVSWAFEPARAVLLIHDMQDYFVNFYGAGSPLAQQLIENIVALRTYCKAQGIPVVYTAQPNAQSAADRALLNDMWGAGLNNHPEKQRVVSALAPDEHDTVLVKWRYSAFHRSPLEPMMKEMGKDQLIICGVYGHIGCMITATDAFMRDIKPFMVGDAVADFSLQEHQMALKYVATRAGRVVSTAELTGAKMAQALTKQGLRAHLLTLIDEEDDQFDEDENLIDYGLDSVRMMALLTEWRNQGVTLSFVDLARNPSLNAWWALIEKQQGAAS, translated from the coding sequence ATGGCAATCCCTTCTATTGCGTCTTATCCCCTGCCGCGCGCACAGGATTTCCCTGAGAACAAGGTTTCCTGGGCGTTTGAACCTGCGCGCGCGGTGCTGCTGATTCACGACATGCAGGACTATTTCGTGAACTTCTATGGCGCGGGCAGCCCGCTGGCGCAGCAGTTGATCGAGAACATTGTGGCGTTGCGAACCTACTGCAAAGCACAGGGGATTCCGGTGGTGTATACCGCGCAGCCGAACGCACAAAGCGCGGCTGACCGGGCGCTGCTGAACGACATGTGGGGCGCAGGGCTGAATAATCATCCTGAAAAGCAGCGTGTCGTGAGCGCGCTGGCACCGGATGAGCACGACACGGTGCTGGTGAAGTGGCGCTACAGCGCCTTCCACCGTTCGCCGCTGGAACCGATGATGAAAGAAATGGGTAAAGATCAGCTGATTATCTGCGGCGTTTACGGGCATATCGGCTGCATGATTACCGCAACGGATGCCTTCATGCGCGACATCAAGCCATTCATGGTTGGCGATGCGGTGGCGGATTTCTCACTTCAGGAACACCAGATGGCGCTGAAATATGTGGCGACGCGCGCCGGACGGGTGGTTAGCACGGCAGAACTCACAGGAGCAAAAATGGCACAGGCACTGACGAAACAAGGACTGAGAGCGCACCTGCTGACCTTGATCGACGAAGAAGACGATCAGTTCGATGAAGATGAAAACCTGATCGACTATGGTTTGGATTCGGTGCGCATGATGGCGCTGCTGACCGAATGGCGCAATCAGGGCGTCACGCTGAGCTTTGTCGATCTGGCGCGTAACCCTAGCCTGAATGCCTGGTGGGCGCTGATCGAAAAACAGCAGGGAGCCGCATCATGA
- a CDS encoding non-ribosomal peptide synthetase, whose translation MKPLSVAQRGLWLGHALNDDKATFNTAECIAFDGKVDSEAMLSAIRQAVMECECLYCQFVEVEGEHTDQPEIGFVASQLSVPIGVLPISELLPAPMTDEEQTIRQWAREEIAQPLDLLNGLPCRFALLCGEKRDFLYSCVHHIALDGFGTTMLFQRIAQIYTALTAGQPVAVAEFGPFSEVLEEEQQRDASGQTAQARDFWLETLNAMPEPASFSEKKAPIVARFLRQSSVLPTDIWQPLTALCEGNKISWPDLFLAMLATHLKLVSGSDRLTFGMMVMNRIGSASLTVPSMQMNIVPLCIQVDEQADFVTLAQQVARTKRTLRRHQHYRYEHLRRDLNRVGGEQRLFGPLINIMPFDHPLNYGSLSSSTLNLSAGPVEDLTIEIHFKPDGTPVLDFDANPACYSAEALASLQETLFTLLQRWLAQPQQTSGELLGRWLREERELALITSREPEPFAEPVLTAIAKQARKNPNHPALTQRDRQYSYQQLLDLSGQAAAALHERGVQPGERIGIMLNRSPETIICLLAVMQCGAVYVPLDPEQPRERQQHIIQIADLHTIVTQADYQHRLASVFSGEIVLAGHLLSSNAQAAALPPVEVRDGQIAYVMFTSGSTGLPKGVEIGASALDHFTAAARQRYGLRAADRVLQFAPFNFDASIEEIFATLTSGATLVLRTDEMLESIPTFVEQVEEQAITLLDLPTAFWNEWVVGLKTGTLTMPSALRAIIIGGEAVYPEQLAQWQRHAPNTLRLINTYGPTETTVVATSCDLQTQSADVAQLPIGLPLAGVNALILAAGDRPAAEGELVLLGPTLAAGYIGTEHTAFMQIAVGDQELPAYRTGDRVRLEKGQLLYLGRMDNEFKISGYRIQPGEVEAHLLAQPDVDEACVQGIVYPNGVRRLVAFVATKAGEIDARALKQRLSSVLPPAMIPTDYRAFRQLPKTGSNKVDRKRLLAEYRDEAPVQALASETENRVSAIWQQILGVSGIQSRDNFFELGGQSLQTIQIVNRLAAEFSVSIKVSDVFDHPQLSDFCRYLDDRLSQDENSVEMVW comes from the coding sequence ATGAAGCCCTTGAGCGTTGCGCAGCGCGGGCTGTGGTTAGGTCATGCCCTGAACGATGATAAAGCGACGTTCAACACGGCGGAGTGCATCGCGTTTGATGGCAAAGTCGATAGTGAAGCCATGCTAAGCGCGATCCGTCAGGCAGTCATGGAGTGTGAGTGCCTGTACTGCCAGTTTGTTGAGGTCGAGGGTGAACATACCGACCAGCCGGAAATCGGCTTTGTGGCTTCACAACTATCGGTGCCGATCGGCGTGCTGCCGATTAGTGAACTGTTGCCTGCGCCGATGACGGATGAAGAGCAGACAATACGCCAGTGGGCGCGTGAGGAAATCGCCCAGCCGCTGGATTTGCTGAACGGATTACCCTGCCGCTTTGCGCTGTTGTGCGGTGAAAAGCGTGATTTTCTCTATAGCTGCGTTCACCACATTGCGCTGGACGGCTTTGGCACCACAATGCTGTTTCAACGCATCGCCCAGATCTATACCGCACTGACGGCGGGGCAACCCGTGGCTGTGGCGGAGTTCGGCCCGTTCAGCGAGGTACTGGAAGAAGAGCAGCAGCGTGATGCCAGCGGGCAGACGGCGCAGGCGCGTGATTTCTGGCTAGAAACGCTGAACGCAATGCCGGAGCCGGCCAGCTTCAGCGAGAAAAAAGCCCCGATTGTGGCGCGTTTTTTGCGCCAAAGCAGCGTGTTGCCTACAGATATCTGGCAGCCGCTGACGGCGCTGTGTGAAGGCAACAAAATCAGTTGGCCGGATTTGTTTTTGGCGATGCTGGCGACGCACCTCAAGCTGGTGTCCGGCAGCGACAGGCTGACGTTCGGCATGATGGTGATGAACCGTATCGGCTCCGCCTCGCTGACGGTGCCGAGCATGCAGATGAATATCGTGCCGCTGTGCATTCAGGTGGATGAACAGGCGGACTTTGTCACACTGGCGCAGCAGGTTGCCCGCACCAAACGCACGCTGCGTCGTCATCAGCATTATCGCTATGAACATTTACGGCGCGATCTGAACCGCGTCGGCGGCGAACAGCGCCTCTTCGGTCCGCTGATCAACATCATGCCGTTCGATCATCCGCTCAACTACGGATCGCTGTCATCCAGTACCCTGAATCTCAGTGCCGGGCCAGTAGAAGATCTGACGATCGAGATCCATTTCAAACCGGATGGCACACCGGTGCTGGATTTTGATGCTAACCCAGCCTGTTACAGCGCGGAAGCGCTTGCCAGCCTGCAAGAAACGCTGTTCACGCTGCTTCAACGCTGGCTGGCACAGCCGCAGCAGACCAGTGGCGAACTGCTGGGACGCTGGCTGCGTGAAGAACGCGAATTGGCGCTGATCACCAGCCGCGAGCCTGAGCCGTTTGCCGAACCGGTTCTGACGGCGATCGCCAAACAGGCGCGTAAAAACCCGAACCATCCGGCGCTGACGCAGCGCGATCGACAGTACAGTTACCAGCAATTGCTGGATCTGAGCGGTCAGGCTGCCGCGGCGCTGCATGAGCGCGGCGTTCAGCCCGGCGAACGCATCGGCATCATGCTGAACCGTAGCCCTGAAACCATCATTTGCCTGCTGGCCGTGATGCAGTGCGGTGCGGTGTATGTGCCGCTCGATCCTGAACAGCCGCGTGAACGTCAGCAGCACATCATCCAGATTGCCGATCTGCATACGATCGTCACGCAGGCGGATTATCAACATCGGCTGGCGTCGGTCTTTTCCGGCGAGATTGTTCTGGCGGGGCATCTTCTGTCATCCAACGCACAGGCCGCCGCGCTACCGCCTGTGGAAGTGAGAGACGGGCAGATTGCTTATGTCATGTTCACCTCGGGATCGACCGGATTGCCGAAAGGCGTGGAGATCGGTGCCAGCGCGTTGGATCACTTCACGGCGGCGGCACGTCAGCGCTACGGCCTGCGTGCGGCGGATCGCGTGCTGCAATTTGCTCCGTTCAATTTTGATGCCAGCATCGAAGAAATTTTTGCCACGCTGACCAGCGGTGCGACGCTGGTGTTGCGTACCGACGAGATGCTGGAGTCTATTCCGACCTTTGTCGAGCAGGTCGAAGAGCAGGCGATTACGCTGCTCGATCTGCCAACGGCATTCTGGAATGAATGGGTGGTGGGGCTGAAAACCGGCACGCTGACCATGCCTTCCGCACTGCGCGCCATCATCATCGGCGGTGAAGCGGTGTACCCCGAACAACTGGCGCAGTGGCAGCGTCATGCACCGAATACGCTGCGCTTAATCAATACCTATGGCCCAACCGAAACCACGGTAGTCGCGACCAGTTGCGATCTGCAAACGCAGTCTGCCGATGTGGCGCAGCTTCCTATCGGTCTGCCGTTGGCGGGCGTCAACGCGCTGATTTTGGCGGCGGGCGATCGCCCTGCGGCGGAAGGGGAACTGGTGCTGCTGGGGCCAACGCTGGCAGCGGGTTATATCGGTACAGAACACACGGCGTTTATGCAAATAGCGGTGGGCGATCAGGAGCTTCCTGCTTACCGCACTGGCGACAGAGTTCGGCTGGAAAAAGGACAGCTGTTGTACCTCGGGCGTATGGATAACGAATTTAAAATCAGCGGCTACCGGATCCAGCCAGGGGAAGTCGAAGCCCATCTGCTGGCGCAGCCGGACGTTGATGAAGCCTGCGTGCAGGGCATTGTTTACCCTAACGGCGTGCGGCGTCTGGTGGCGTTTGTCGCCACGAAAGCGGGCGAGATCGATGCACGTGCGCTGAAGCAGCGCCTGAGCAGCGTGCTGCCGCCAGCGATGATCCCGACCGATTACCGCGCCTTTCGCCAGTTGCCAAAAACCGGTTCCAACAAGGTTGATCGCAAGCGCTTGCTGGCGGAATACCGCGACGAGGCACCTGTTCAGGCGTTAGCCAGCGAAACCGAGAACCGGGTCAGCGCCATCTGGCAGCAGATCCTCGGTGTGTCGGGGATCCAATCGCGGGATAACTTCTTCGAACTGGGCGGGCAGTCATTGCAGACCATCCAGATCGTTAATCGTCTGGCCGCCGAATTTTCCGTCAGCATCAAGGTGTCTGATGTGTTCGATCATCCCCAGCTCAGCGACTTCTGCCGCTACCTGGACGACAGGCTGTCACAGGATGAAAACAGCGTGGAAATGGTGTGGTAG